From a region of the Pelomicrobium methylotrophicum genome:
- a CDS encoding rubredoxin, producing the protein MRQWLCATCGYIYDEAVGEPGHGIPPGTRFEDLPEDWICPDCGVGKEDFRLLDF; encoded by the coding sequence TTGCGCCAGTGGCTATGCGCGACCTGCGGGTACATTTACGACGAAGCCGTGGGGGAGCCCGGGCACGGCATTCCTCCCGGCACCCGCTTCGAGGATCTCCCCGAAGACTGGATCTGTCCAGATTGCGGGGTGGGAAAAGAAGACTTTCGACTGCTCGATTTCTGA